Genomic segment of Peribacillus frigoritolerans:
TGAAACCGATCATATTTGATGTAGATACTGGGATTGATGATGCCATGGCGATGGCATATGCTTTAAATTCCCCTGAATTGGAAGTGCTCGGATTTACCACTTGCTTTGGTAACGTGCCCGTTGTTGAATCAACCCGCAATACGCTTGCCGTTTTGGAGAAATTAAATAGGCGCATTCCGGTTTTTGAAGGTGCTGACCAAACTTTGGTGCGCGGAAGGAAGAAGAGGTATCCCAAGCATGTACATGGGGAAGACGGGTTAGGAAATACCCTTCGGTTTGAACCAACCATCAATGCAGCACAAGGAAATGCAGTAGATTTCATTATCGATCAAGTGCAAAGCCGACCGCATGAAATCACGATTATTGCAGTTGGACCACTGACTAACATCGCATTGGCGATTAAAAAAGCCCCAATGACCATGTCCTTAGTAAAAGACGTCGTTATTATGGGCGGTGCCGTAAACGTACCAGGAAATGTAACCCCTTATGCTGAAGCGAACATAATATCAGATCCTGAAGCAGCACATCAGGTATTGACTTCAGGACTGCCAATCACCCTAGTGGGGCTTGATGTGACGCTGCAAACATATCTGCTGAAATCGAAGCTTGATGATTGGCGTGCCACTGGTAAGGAAAGCGCCGAATTTTTAGCGGAAATGACCGATTATTATATGAAAGCATATGAAAACTCTCATCCAGGTTTGGGCGGTTGCGCCCTTCATGATCCGCTTGCAGTCGGGGTAGCGATTGATTCAAGTTTTGTGAGTGCAGAATGGATGAACGTCAAGGTGGTGACCGAGGGTGAAGAAACAGGCAGGACAATCGGTCAAAAGGATGGCGAACCAAGAATCCGCGTCTGTACGAATGTGGAAGGTGCTCGGTTTGTGAAACATTTCTTGGAACGGGTTATATGATATTGAATCATGTATTAATTATTAAGGCTGTCTCTTTTCCCAAAACCTTTGGGAAGAGATGGCCTGTTTCTGTTGAATAAATAGATCGGAGTCAGGCCGAATTATTATAGTGGCATTCAAGCTTTAATCAAACGTTTGATTAAAAGGAAAGTCTAAAGTCACTATTATTATGATGAAAACCATATTATTGGGTTGTGGTTCGGAAATATTGGGTATAAGGAACTTTTTTTACCATAAATAAGTAAAATTTTAAAAAATATTTAAAAAATGGGTTTGGAAATATGAAAAAACAGGTACATAGACTTTTGTAATGCCATATTTAGGGTTTTTTGCATAATCATAATTTACCATTTTTCGACTTTGTGGTTATTTATATGGCAGAAAATGTATGGTTCTATTAAAATGTACTATATAAGATAAAAGGAGGAGTTTTTTTCTATGTCACAAATTCGCGTAACACCTTCAGAACTGAAAGATGTAGCCAGACAATATGATAATGAGAGCCAACAAGTAACGGATATGATTGGTCGTTTAGATAGAATGAGAGATCATTTAACTGGTATTTGGGAAGGTTCTTCCAGTGAGGCTTTCGTAGGCCAGTACGAAGAATTAAAGCCTTC
This window contains:
- a CDS encoding nucleoside hydrolase; the protein is MKPIIFDVDTGIDDAMAMAYALNSPELEVLGFTTCFGNVPVVESTRNTLAVLEKLNRRIPVFEGADQTLVRGRKKRYPKHVHGEDGLGNTLRFEPTINAAQGNAVDFIIDQVQSRPHEITIIAVGPLTNIALAIKKAPMTMSLVKDVVIMGGAVNVPGNVTPYAEANIISDPEAAHQVLTSGLPITLVGLDVTLQTYLLKSKLDDWRATGKESAEFLAEMTDYYMKAYENSHPGLGGCALHDPLAVGVAIDSSFVSAEWMNVKVVTEGEETGRTIGQKDGEPRIRVCTNVEGARFVKHFLERVI
- a CDS encoding WXG100 family type VII secretion target, with amino-acid sequence MSQIRVTPSELKDVARQYDNESQQVTDMIGRLDRMRDHLTGIWEGSSSEAFVGQYEELKPSFMDMARLLNEVSQQLNKSAQILEDTDNQIASQIRG